From Oreochromis aureus strain Israel breed Guangdong linkage group 4, ZZ_aureus, whole genome shotgun sequence, a single genomic window includes:
- the odad4 gene encoding outer dynein arm-docking complex subunit 4 isoform X2, with protein sequence MQKLHLKVTTRFLRGHKLRPQMQEFRLGIQKAQEAIENSVGSPSNVKLEIKGDLSFLNIGGERAKPIAAIQNLTKEKKQKTEKTPKSEKTTKQLLGEFYSDKKYLENLMKDEDLVEGTTKSGEKVKDIIQRCLSYLDTCTEFWHQEKPTSAQEMRQKFMQQKCTKRCNSALSSGFLLKSLDEIERELMSGNTEGTLKKAEEVMKMVQRWSEKEVPNKKEVLGTLHSCIGNALIDLGNMDKALEHHQKDLELAKQCKLPGALSRALDNIGRVYVRNEEFAEAIRVWEKKLPLVSSDLEKTWLLHEIGLCYLKLDHHEEARDYGVRSVAAADGIADKKWQLNANVLVAQSELKLGNYESCVTHFQRALFYAKLLEDDSAMDAIEKALHEAKQHLTQ encoded by the exons ATGCAGAAGCTTCACTTAAAAGTGACAACACGTTTTTTGAG AGGTCATAAACTACGTCCACAAATGCAGGAGTTCAGACTGGGTATCCAGAAAGCACAGGAGGCCATAGAAAACTCTGTTGGCA GTCCTTCCAATGTGAAATTGGAGATTAAAGGAGACCTGTCATTTCTCAACATAGGTGGTGAG AGGGCCAAACCAATTGCAGCTATCCAGAATCTcacaaaggagaaaaaacagaagactGAGAAAACCCCAAAGAGTGAAAAGACAACCAAACAACTTCTGGGCGAGTTTTATAGTGACAAGAAATATCTAGAAAATCTGATGAAAGATGAAG ACTTGGTAGAAGGTACAACAAAGAGTGGGGAGAAGGTGAAGGACATCATTCAGAGATGTCTGTCTTACCTTGACACTTGCACTGAATTTTGGCACCAGGAGAAGCCTACCTCTGCACAAGAAATGAGGCAGAAGTTCATGCAACAGAAATGTACAAAGCGCTGTAATAGCGCACTCTCTTCTGggtttctgctgaaaagccTGGATGAAATTGAGAGAG AGTTGATGTCCGGAAATACAGAAGGTACTCTCAAGAAGGCAGAAGAAGTCATGAAGATGGTGCAGAGGTGGTCTGAGAAAGAGGTTCCTAATAAAAAAGAGGTTTTGGGCACCTTGCACAGTTGCATTGGCAATGCTTTGATTGACCTGGGAAACATGGACAAAGCATTGGAGCATCATCAGAAAGACCTGGAGTTGGCCAAACAGTG CAAGCTCCCAGGAGCACTGTCCAGAGCTCTGGACAACATTGGCCGAGTCTATGTTCGAAATGAAGAGTTTGCAGAGGCCATTCGCGT CTGGGAAAAGAAGCTTCCGCTGGTTTCCAGTGATTTGGAGAAGACATGGTTGTTACATGAGATCGGTTTGTGTTACCTGAAACTCGATCACCACGAAGAAGCTCGAGATTATGGCGTCCGTTCAGTAGCTGCTGCTGATGGAATTGCCGATAAGAAGTGGCAGTTGAATGCCAATGTTTTGGTTGCACAGTCAgaat TGAAGCTTGGAAACTATGAATCTTGTGTCACCCACTTTCAAAGAGCTTTGTTCTATGCCAAACTTCTAGAAGATGATTCTGCCATGGATGCTATTGAGAAG GCCCTTCATGAAGCAAAGCAACACCTAACACAATGA